Proteins encoded together in one Bacteroides ovatus window:
- a CDS encoding DUF3871 family protein, translating to MESTLQIMPVQRTGRNFGEYAEEAVIIEEPIIKQKRPLFIEANTIEASLEHLRNDCIIPVFAKDNEATLSHVAFIEAVQDATNTFFSGEQIESPDIRVSHVIKGRIPEAIHKPANQLLESDKTIYYERCAFVIEVPTIYETVHGNRLTLTIGGVRAYNHTNLYSKKGAERFKVFIGFTCKVCTNLCVSTDGYLSCLEVTNTRDLYQAVLEMFHKYDAAKHIHLMQSLGNTSMTEHQFCQLLGRMRLYQSLPQGYQKDIPKMLLTDTQVNNVAKAYINDENFGSLGNDLSMWKFYNLLTGANKSSYIDSFLDRAYNATELATGICSALHGDDKYQWFLS from the coding sequence ATGGAATCAACATTACAGATTATGCCAGTACAAAGAACTGGTAGAAACTTTGGTGAATATGCGGAAGAAGCGGTAATAATTGAAGAGCCAATTATTAAGCAGAAACGACCTCTATTCATTGAAGCTAATACGATTGAAGCCAGTTTGGAACATCTAAGGAATGATTGTATTATACCCGTATTCGCAAAGGACAACGAAGCTACATTATCTCATGTGGCTTTCATTGAAGCGGTACAGGATGCAACCAATACATTCTTTAGCGGTGAACAAATTGAATCGCCAGATATTCGTGTTTCTCATGTAATCAAAGGTAGGATTCCCGAAGCAATACACAAACCAGCCAATCAGTTATTAGAGAGTGACAAGACTATCTACTACGAAAGATGTGCTTTTGTTATTGAAGTTCCTACTATCTATGAGACAGTGCACGGTAACAGGCTAACACTTACTATTGGTGGTGTCAGAGCTTATAACCATACCAATCTTTATTCAAAGAAAGGTGCAGAGCGGTTTAAAGTGTTTATTGGCTTTACTTGTAAGGTTTGTACAAATCTATGTGTATCTACGGACGGTTATCTTAGTTGCTTGGAAGTTACCAATACAAGGGATTTATATCAAGCGGTATTGGAAATGTTCCACAAATACGATGCAGCCAAACACATACATTTGATGCAGTCTTTAGGCAATACCAGTATGACAGAGCATCAATTCTGCCAACTACTTGGAAGAATGAGACTTTATCAATCACTACCGCAAGGCTATCAAAAGGATATACCTAAAATGTTGCTTACTGATACACAGGTTAACAATGTGGCTAAAGCATATATCAATGATGAGAACTTTGGCAGCTTGGGGAATGATTTGTCTATGTGGAAGTTCTACAACTTGCTCACAGGTGCAAATAAGAGTAGCTATATAGATTCATTCTTGGATAGAGCCTATAATGCTACAGAACTTGCAACGGGTATATGTTCCGCTTTACATGGTGATGACAAGTATCAATGGTTTCTTAGTTAG
- a CDS encoding tyrosine-type recombinase/integrase: MSLKYSSTTADYLQWSEAMNLIRKLARDNNYKMSLLIALGCFTGLRISDILALRWNQILDAEEFTIIEIKTGKQRTIRINMQLQQHIRDCYEHINPVGINAPVLISQKGTVYTVQRINVMLKEIKKKYKLHIGNFSCHSLRKTFGRQVYNMNSDNSELALVKLMELFNHSSVSITKRYLGLRQEELLNTYDCLSF; the protein is encoded by the coding sequence ATGTCACTTAAATATTCAAGTACAACAGCAGATTATCTGCAATGGAGCGAAGCGATGAACTTAATAAGAAAATTGGCAAGGGATAATAATTATAAGATGTCACTTCTTATCGCTTTGGGTTGCTTCACAGGTCTAAGAATTTCTGATATTCTTGCTTTGAGGTGGAATCAGATACTAGATGCAGAAGAATTTACCATTATAGAGATTAAGACAGGAAAGCAAAGGACAATTAGGATTAATATGCAGCTACAGCAACATATCAGAGATTGTTATGAGCATATAAATCCAGTTGGTATAAATGCTCCTGTATTGATAAGTCAGAAGGGGACAGTGTACACAGTTCAGAGAATCAATGTCATGCTGAAAGAGATTAAAAAGAAATACAAGTTGCATATAGGCAATTTCAGTTGCCATTCTCTTAGGAAGACCTTTGGTAGACAGGTTTATAATATGAACAGTGATAATTCAGAACTTGCACTTGTTAAGCTCATGGAGCTATTCAATCATTCCAGTGTATCAATTACTAAAAGATACTTAGGATTGAGACAGGAAGAACTATTAAATACCTATGACTGTCTTAGTTTCTGA
- a CDS encoding penicillin-binding transpeptidase domain-containing protein, translating into MKKILLKCTILIVVLCSCQSRQQVTAPISTIDSTLQTNVTAILESKLSEINAQSGQVIVMEVQSGQIKALVGLTRKDSTNYQSCENFSVWQSTGLMHPISLLAALETGKVKLSNKVDTGNGIYQVHGRELKDHNWHRGGYGELTVQEGLAASSNIAIYKTMEKAFANNPQAYFDLLANMSYGKPDSINGIANLKPAHFVTPKDNNWTKTAFVWSSIGYNQHVSPIQILTFYNAIANNGKMIQPQLYKDSVVVINPQIASRASIDSLKKALVFNITDGLGQPAKSDKVVVAGIQGTSSLSTNEDSTKDMYAVEFCGYFPTDNPKYSIIVSINKAGLPASGGLMTGDVFKKIADNIIEE; encoded by the coding sequence ATGAAAAAGATATTGTTAAAGTGCACCATATTAATCGTTGTACTTTGTTCTTGCCAATCCAGACAGCAAGTAACAGCACCTATTTCCACCATAGACAGTACATTACAAACTAATGTTACTGCCATATTGGAAAGCAAGTTGTCAGAGATAAATGCCCAATCTGGGCAGGTTATAGTAATGGAAGTTCAATCAGGGCAAATAAAAGCTCTGGTTGGACTTACTAGGAAAGACAGTACGAACTACCAATCATGTGAGAACTTCTCTGTATGGCAGTCTACTGGTCTGATGCACCCAATATCGTTATTGGCAGCTTTAGAAACTGGTAAGGTGAAGTTGAGTAATAAGGTTGATACTGGAAATGGTATCTACCAAGTTCATGGCAGAGAGCTTAAAGACCATAATTGGCATAGAGGGGGATATGGTGAGCTTACAGTACAGGAAGGATTGGCAGCTAGTTCCAATATTGCTATTTATAAGACTATGGAGAAAGCATTTGCTAATAATCCCCAAGCATACTTTGATTTATTAGCTAATATGAGCTATGGTAAACCGGATAGTATCAATGGAATAGCCAATCTAAAGCCTGCACACTTTGTAACTCCTAAAGATAACAACTGGACTAAGACAGCCTTTGTATGGTCTAGTATCGGTTACAATCAACATGTATCGCCAATTCAAATACTAACCTTCTATAATGCTATCGCCAATAATGGGAAGATGATACAGCCTCAACTATATAAGGATAGTGTAGTAGTTATTAATCCCCAAATAGCTAGTAGGGCTAGTATTGATAGTTTGAAGAAAGCTCTAGTATTTAATATTACTGACGGATTAGGTCAACCTGCCAAGTCTGATAAGGTAGTAGTTGCAGGTATACAGGGAACTAGTTCGTTATCTACTAATGAGGATAGTACTAAGGATATGTATGCGGTAGAGTTCTGTGGTTACTTCCCTACTGATAATCCTAAGTATAGTATCATTGTATCTATTAATAAGGCTGGATTACCTGCAAGTGGTGGACTAATGACAGGTGATGTATTTAAGAAGATAGCTGATAATATCATTGAAGAATAA
- a CDS encoding recombinase family protein, translating to MRAAFLIRCSTKKQDYERQVNDLTRLAKKFGYTSSDNMIFGEHITGKDDASKRDRQSIQRLKDAAINKEFDVVLVSEVSRMSRDPMSGRLYVRQLINMDIPVYFRDIDTWTIDPVTGKKVRDAETIIGAAFDAAWKYIKSMKTQIASGRRDELDNNQMSIGQPFFGYKRYGGRDKGKKNSWVINDDAAKVVVDVFEEYVKDGATLKSTALAITAKYGEQFNKKFSIGTIEHILTFEPYCTGIKVVSLTDPDTEDVDEFEVEIPTIITRAMFDKATTKRATNRTARTPYPKQATYILSKLLKCPICEHSLTPQKRGGDKGDKYRLMNGKVAIRWSCMSGINNATDCSSRITISNEKLEAIIWGLVKQELIGFANLNDEDRVAKVEELTDKITNLEMNIANFTSHISNMDRLIERAYSAYMDAPDSVMDIAKDKYYKTLTKCENERAECKDKIEALSAEKLRLENMRTFFNQPTLPKDAIEKAESDPIKMRNLVMELIDKIYPYRITTYVSPATNRIMRNGIVLLEVYTINGIYNVLYDGNQRNNKVAYYISSVYATFQNGRNKFDAYDTGEYFVISHATLVTETEDVDMLVTFNELIKICMQNGWEIDYTYKM from the coding sequence ATGAGAGCTGCATTTTTGATTAGGTGCTCAACTAAGAAGCAAGACTATGAGCGACAGGTAAATGACCTAACTAGACTGGCTAAGAAGTTTGGTTATACGTCAAGTGATAATATGATATTTGGTGAGCATATCACTGGTAAAGATGATGCAAGTAAGAGAGATAGGCAGTCTATTCAACGTCTAAAAGATGCTGCTATTAATAAGGAATTTGATGTCGTTTTAGTGTCGGAAGTTAGCCGAATGAGTCGTGACCCTATGTCGGGTCGGTTATATGTTAGACAGCTTATCAACATGGATATTCCTGTGTATTTTAGGGATATTGATACTTGGACTATAGACCCTGTAACTGGCAAGAAAGTTAGAGATGCTGAAACTATTATAGGTGCTGCCTTTGATGCTGCTTGGAAATACATAAAGAGTATGAAAACACAAATAGCATCTGGTAGACGTGATGAACTGGATAACAATCAAATGAGTATAGGACAGCCCTTCTTTGGTTATAAAAGATATGGTGGTAGAGATAAGGGTAAGAAGAATAGTTGGGTGATAAATGATGATGCCGCTAAAGTTGTGGTAGATGTATTTGAAGAATATGTTAAAGACGGTGCAACACTGAAATCTACAGCTTTGGCTATTACTGCCAAGTATGGTGAACAATTTAATAAGAAATTCAGCATAGGGACTATAGAGCATATTTTAACCTTTGAACCTTATTGTACTGGTATAAAGGTTGTATCTCTTACTGACCCAGATACAGAAGATGTAGATGAGTTTGAAGTCGAGATACCTACTATCATAACTAGGGCTATGTTCGATAAAGCCACCACTAAGAGAGCTACAAATAGAACTGCTAGAACTCCTTATCCAAAACAGGCTACTTATATATTGAGTAAACTTCTTAAATGTCCTATCTGTGAACACTCATTAACTCCACAGAAACGTGGTGGAGATAAGGGGGATAAATATAGATTGATGAATGGGAAGGTAGCTATTAGGTGGTCATGTATGTCGGGTATCAATAATGCTACAGATTGTAGTAGTCGCATTACAATTAGTAATGAGAAATTAGAAGCTATTATTTGGGGCTTAGTTAAACAGGAGCTAATAGGATTTGCCAATTTGAATGATGAAGATAGAGTAGCTAAGGTGGAGGAACTTACCGATAAAATAACCAATTTGGAAATGAATATAGCCAACTTTACATCTCATATATCCAACATGGATAGATTGATAGAAAGAGCTTATAGTGCTTATATGGATGCTCCGGATTCTGTAATGGATATAGCTAAAGATAAGTACTATAAAACCCTAACTAAGTGTGAGAATGAGAGAGCGGAGTGCAAGGATAAGATAGAAGCTTTAAGTGCAGAGAAGTTAAGATTGGAGAATATGAGGACATTCTTCAACCAACCTACTTTACCAAAGGATGCCATTGAGAAGGCAGAATCAGACCCTATTAAAATGAGGAACTTAGTAATGGAACTAATAGACAAGATATATCCTTATAGGATTACAACCTATGTATCACCAGCTACTAATAGGATAATGAGGAATGGTATAGTTTTATTGGAAGTATATACTATAAATGGAATTTATAACGTACTATATGACGGTAATCAGAGGAATAACAAGGTAGCCTATTATATTAGTAGTGTTTATGCTACATTTCAAAATGGAAGGAATAAGTTTGATGCTTATGATACTGGAGAGTACTTTGTTATCTCTCATGCTACATTGGTGACTGAAACAGAAGATGTAGATATGTTAGTAACCTTTAATGAACTGATAAAGATATGTATGCAGAATGGTTGGGAAATAGATTATACTTACAAGATGTAA
- a CDS encoding sensor histidine kinase — protein sequence MIFCLSIMAYAQTPQDRATELKKQAQSSLNQKDYIKARYLFKKAYEAFASRENYPQAIECGVQANALYVRENFYKEGFELCRDMEQLLWTGEQNKKKVFYDLRFLINKERLQMYTALKNPAQAKTQLDKLEEMANLAKNDSLTEVLLYTKANYYYTFNQSTQGDACFRKLINQYKEKKDYAKVSDCYKNLINIARKGNNAPLMERTYESFIVWTDSVKALTAQDELNVLKRKYDESQLTIQEKDDSLSAKQYIIIGLCVLAVILVAGLAILAVILLRFIANNRKLKKSVKIANEHNELKTKFIQNISSQMEPTLNTLATSAEELSQKVPQEAAQMQGQVAALKKFSDDIQELSSLENSLTEFYELSEINVGTFCENVMDKVKEYIKQDVTSSVNAPKLQVKTNKEQLERILLYLLKNAAFYTDQGRISLEFKKRGAHTHQFIVTDTGTGIPAEQQENLFKPFTEVKDLTTGDGLGLPICSLIAAKMNGSLTLDTNYTKGTRFVLELHV from the coding sequence ATGATATTTTGTTTGAGCATAATGGCTTATGCGCAAACTCCCCAAGACAGAGCCACAGAACTAAAAAAACAAGCACAAAGCAGTCTTAATCAAAAAGATTACATCAAAGCACGTTACTTATTCAAAAAAGCATACGAAGCATTTGCAAGCCGCGAAAACTATCCACAAGCAATAGAATGTGGCGTTCAGGCTAATGCTTTATACGTCAGAGAGAACTTTTACAAAGAGGGATTCGAGCTTTGCCGTGACATGGAGCAGCTTCTATGGACCGGAGAACAGAATAAAAAGAAAGTCTTTTATGACCTGCGTTTCCTTATAAACAAGGAACGATTGCAGATGTACACCGCACTGAAAAATCCCGCACAAGCAAAGACTCAGTTGGATAAACTGGAAGAAATGGCTAATCTTGCAAAGAATGACTCCCTAACGGAGGTACTGTTGTATACAAAAGCCAATTATTACTATACTTTCAACCAAAGTACACAAGGCGATGCCTGTTTCCGCAAACTTATCAACCAATATAAGGAAAAGAAGGACTACGCCAAAGTGAGCGATTGCTACAAGAATCTTATCAATATTGCACGAAAAGGCAATAATGCTCCACTGATGGAACGCACTTACGAAAGTTTCATTGTCTGGACAGACTCGGTAAAAGCATTAACCGCACAAGACGAACTAAATGTACTGAAGAGAAAATATGACGAAAGCCAACTGACCATACAGGAAAAGGACGACTCACTATCTGCCAAGCAATATATAATCATAGGTCTCTGTGTGCTGGCAGTCATATTGGTAGCCGGCCTGGCAATACTGGCTGTGATATTGCTACGATTCATCGCCAACAATCGTAAATTAAAGAAAAGTGTAAAAATTGCCAATGAACATAATGAACTAAAAACCAAATTCATACAGAATATATCTTCGCAAATGGAGCCTACCCTGAATACGCTGGCTACTTCAGCCGAAGAACTGTCACAAAAGGTTCCTCAAGAAGCGGCCCAAATGCAGGGACAAGTCGCAGCTTTGAAGAAATTCAGTGATGACATTCAAGAACTGTCATCTTTGGAAAACTCATTAACCGAGTTTTATGAACTAAGTGAAATCAACGTGGGAACTTTCTGTGAGAATGTGATGGATAAAGTTAAAGAATACATAAAACAGGATGTCACATCTTCAGTCAATGCACCAAAACTTCAGGTAAAGACAAACAAGGAACAATTGGAACGCATTCTTCTCTATTTACTGAAAAATGCCGCTTTCTACACCGACCAGGGTCGTATCAGTCTCGAATTCAAGAAACGGGGAGCGCACACGCACCAATTCATCGTTACGGATACAGGAACTGGAATTCCGGCAGAGCAACAGGAAAATCTCTTCAAACCTTTCACAGAAGTGAAAGACCTGACTACAGGAGATGGACTAGGATTACCGATCTGTTCACTAATTGCTGCCAAGATGAACGGAAGCCTGACACTGGATACGAATTATACGAAAGGAACACGGTTCGTTCTGGAACTTCATGTATAA
- a CDS encoding FAD-dependent oxidoreductase has protein sequence MTSRRDFLKKAGLISAAFAVPALNVNGNTTQSKIRLKNTKIAVDDRWDVIVIGGGPAGCTAAISAAREGAKTLLIEAMGQLGGMGTAGMVPAWCPFSDGEKIIYRGLAEKIFEASRKGVPHERKQKLNWVNINPEYLMQVYDRMVAESGAKVLFFSRVAAVEMSADDTVDAIIVANKSGLVAFKAKVFIDATGDGDVATWAGASFKKGGEDGILQSSTLCFSFANVDSYNYNLIGPSLHTSNKNSPIFDAIKSGKYPLIGRHFNSNLIGPDVVQFNAGHIDNVDSTDPWATTRAMATGRQIAEQYLEALKELQPKTFGSAFVVKTASLLGVRDSRRIEGDYTFTFQDWLERKTFEDEIGRNCYYIDVHKPGHKETRYKKGESHGIPYRCLTPKGMKNLLTAGRCISTDEEAFGSLRVMPPCLVTGEAAGMAAVHAIKQTKNDVHKIDVGFLRKRLKEEGQYFL, from the coding sequence ATGACATCAAGAAGAGATTTTCTTAAAAAAGCTGGGTTGATTTCTGCTGCTTTTGCAGTTCCCGCTCTTAATGTGAATGGAAATACCACACAATCCAAGATACGTTTAAAGAATACCAAGATTGCAGTGGATGATCGGTGGGATGTTATTGTAATTGGTGGAGGACCTGCTGGATGTACTGCTGCGATTTCTGCGGCCCGGGAGGGAGCTAAAACTTTGCTGATTGAGGCAATGGGACAACTTGGCGGTATGGGAACAGCAGGTATGGTTCCGGCATGGTGTCCGTTTTCTGACGGCGAAAAGATTATTTATCGAGGCTTGGCGGAAAAGATATTCGAGGCATCAAGAAAAGGAGTGCCTCATGAGAGAAAGCAAAAACTGAATTGGGTGAATATAAATCCTGAATATTTGATGCAGGTTTACGATCGGATGGTCGCTGAATCGGGGGCAAAAGTCCTTTTCTTTTCGAGGGTTGCTGCTGTTGAGATGTCAGCTGATGATACGGTAGATGCTATCATCGTAGCAAATAAATCCGGGCTTGTTGCATTCAAAGCAAAAGTCTTTATTGATGCGACGGGAGATGGAGATGTGGCTACCTGGGCAGGTGCTTCATTTAAAAAGGGAGGTGAGGATGGTATACTGCAAAGTTCTACTTTGTGTTTCTCGTTTGCTAATGTCGATAGCTATAACTACAATCTCATAGGTCCTTCATTGCATACGAGTAACAAAAATAGCCCTATCTTTGACGCGATTAAGTCCGGAAAATATCCATTGATAGGCAGACATTTCAATAGTAATCTGATCGGTCCGGATGTGGTACAATTTAATGCAGGACACATTGATAATGTTGATTCGACCGACCCATGGGCTACTACGCGGGCGATGGCTACCGGTAGGCAAATCGCTGAACAATACTTGGAGGCACTGAAAGAACTTCAGCCTAAAACTTTTGGTAGTGCTTTTGTTGTAAAGACTGCCTCCTTGTTGGGGGTTAGAGATAGTCGTCGGATTGAAGGGGATTATACGTTTACTTTCCAAGATTGGCTGGAGCGTAAAACATTTGAAGATGAGATCGGACGTAATTGTTACTATATTGATGTTCATAAACCGGGGCATAAAGAGACGCGTTACAAAAAAGGCGAATCTCATGGAATTCCTTATCGTTGCTTGACTCCTAAAGGTATGAAGAATCTATTGACCGCCGGACGCTGTATTTCTACTGATGAAGAAGCTTTTGGAAGCTTACGAGTGATGCCACCTTGTCTGGTGACTGGTGAAGCTGCCGGAATGGCTGCGGTACATGCTATCAAACAAACAAAGAATGATGTTCATAAGATTGATGTAGGTTTTCTACGCAAAAGATTAAAAGAAGAGGGGCAATATTTCTTATAA
- a CDS encoding glycoside hydrolase family 105 protein has translation MSKKFLILLFLIPFQLMFAQKSLLKDFPEGYTPEEIGKRIAYRFLTEKHALHVGKWIGYPETFYWSGALRYADGAKDKELIQRLQEKFDFLFTEEKILQPIMNHVDLNMFGSLPLEFYLVTKDLKYRYLGLPYADSQWELPRNVKPHEKEWAEKGYSWQTRLWIDDMYMITIVQTRAYKVTKDKKYIDRAAKEMVMYLDELQRPNGLFYHAPDVPYYWGRGNGWMAAGMAELLQCLPKKHKDRARIMEGYLKMMESLKKYQNPEGLWNQLIDKSDCWTETSGSAMFTFAFIKGVQNGWLDAEAYAPATRKAWMALVPYLNEKNQVGNVCVGTNKKNSKQYYYDRPCRTGDFHGQGPYLWCAAALMEK, from the coding sequence ATGAGTAAGAAATTCTTGATTTTGTTATTTTTGATTCCTTTTCAATTGATGTTTGCTCAGAAAAGTTTACTGAAGGACTTTCCTGAAGGATATACCCCAGAAGAGATAGGCAAACGAATAGCATATCGCTTTTTAACAGAAAAACACGCGCTTCATGTTGGTAAATGGATTGGCTATCCAGAAACCTTCTATTGGAGTGGCGCCTTGCGATATGCTGATGGAGCGAAAGACAAGGAGCTTATTCAACGTTTACAAGAAAAGTTTGATTTCTTGTTTACCGAAGAGAAGATTTTACAACCTATTATGAATCATGTTGATTTGAATATGTTCGGTAGTCTTCCTCTCGAATTCTATTTGGTGACGAAGGATCTGAAATATCGTTATTTAGGTTTGCCTTATGCCGATTCGCAGTGGGAGCTTCCGAGAAATGTGAAACCGCATGAAAAGGAATGGGCGGAAAAAGGTTATTCTTGGCAAACACGTTTATGGATTGATGATATGTATATGATTACCATTGTACAGACACGTGCCTATAAAGTAACGAAGGATAAGAAATATATTGACCGTGCTGCTAAGGAGATGGTGATGTACTTGGATGAGTTACAACGTCCGAATGGCCTTTTCTATCATGCCCCGGATGTGCCTTATTATTGGGGGCGTGGAAATGGCTGGATGGCTGCCGGTATGGCGGAGTTGCTTCAGTGCCTGCCTAAAAAACATAAAGATCGTGCACGCATTATGGAAGGCTATCTCAAAATGATGGAGAGCCTTAAAAAGTATCAGAATCCGGAAGGACTTTGGAATCAATTGATTGACAAGTCTGATTGTTGGACTGAAACTTCTGGTTCAGCAATGTTCACTTTTGCCTTTATTAAGGGGGTTCAAAATGGATGGTTAGATGCAGAAGCTTATGCTCCGGCTACCCGAAAGGCGTGGATGGCTTTAGTGCCATATCTCAATGAAAAAAATCAGGTGGGCAATGTCTGTGTAGGAACGAATAAAAAGAATAGCAAACAATACTATTATGACCGTCCGTGTCGCACTGGTGATTTTCATGGACAGGGACCTTATTTGTGGTGTGCTGCTGCCCTTATGGAAAAATAA